Proteins encoded together in one Mastacembelus armatus chromosome 15, fMasArm1.2, whole genome shotgun sequence window:
- the LOC113131919 gene encoding heparan-alpha-glucosaminide N-acetyltransferase — protein MDQALLTFHNQLAEEVQVFYTSDYCYKCVYQHLVSVKPNNRNVSVVISTKFTLTVQVESQPRNVTLCRWSQTYGEVGHYSVWIHMSEETSNSSCTHTVDKRPNNAYLPLLVAALLLAIITLLFVLGPYVSRRHYTSKFIKTICCQGPQYSLDNDKAHACEAEQNTVKAKPTRLRSLDTFRGFALTVMVFVNYGGGGYWFFQHAPWNGLTVADLVMPWFVFIIGTSVVLAFRSMQRRGFSHLQLLRKITWRTAVLMMLGFCFLNYSPRDGPLSWSWLRIPGVLQRLGFTYFVLSLLQTFWGQKEIPLKMYHWWNPIQDVVLYWPQWLIIILLETLWLCITFLMPVPNCPTGYLGAGGIGDNGLHPNCTGGAAGYIDRWMFGDNMYRYPTCKDMYHTTQPFDPEGVLGTINSVVMGFLGMQGGKIIISYKGMNFHILCRFLAWTVLLGISAAILSKCTRDGGFIPVNKNLWSLSYVTCMGCFSFLLLGAMYFVIDIKGWWGGQPFIYPGMNSTFVYVGHSLLGFYFPFSWEMAFQASHWEWLFQSLWGTSLWVLISYFLYRKKFFLKI, from the exons ATGGACCAGGCTCTTTTAACATTTCATAATCAACTGGCAGAAGAAGTGCAGGTTTTCTATACATCAGATTACTGCTATAAG TGTGTGTACCAGCATTTGGTCAGTGTGAAGCCCAACAACAGGAATGTATCTGTGGTGATCAGCACTAAATTCACTCTGACTGTACAAGTAGAATCGCAGCCCAGGAATGTAACTCTTTGCAG GTGGAGTCAGACATATGGAGAAGTTGGACATTACTCTGTTTGGATCCACATGTCAGAGGAAACCAGCAATTCAAGCTGCACTCACACTGTGGATAAAAGACCAAACAATGCATACCTGC CTCTTCTGGTGGCAGCTCTCCTACTGGCCATAATCACTCTTTTATTTGTTCTGGGGCCCTATGTTTCCAG GAGGCATTATACATCAAAATTTATTAAGACCATTTGCTGCCAAGGTCCACAGTACTCACTGGATAAT GACAAAGCACATGCTTGTGAGGCTGAGCAGAATACTGTTAAAGCTAAACCAACACGACTGCGCTCACTGGACACTTTCCGAGG GTTTGCCCTGACAGTGATGGTGTTTGTGAACTATGGTGGAGGAGGTTACTGGTTTTTTCAACATGCACCATGGAATG GTCTAACTGTGGCAGATCTTGTTATGCCATG GTTTGTGTTTATCATTGGGACTTCAGTGGTCCTGGCTTTCAGGTCGATGCAGAGGAGAGGATTTAGCCACCTGCAGCTGCTACGTAAAATCACCTGGAGAACAGCCGTCCTCATGATGCTCGGCTTCTGCTTCCTCAACTACTCTCCAAGAGATGGACCCC TGTCCTGGTCCTGGCTACGGATCCCTGGAGTGCTGCAGCGTCTGGGCTTCACCTACTTTGTTCTGTCTCTCCTGCAGACTTTCTGGGGCCAGAAAGAAATCCCACTGAAAATG TATCACTGGTGGAACCCCATCCAGGATGTGGTCCTTTATTGGCCACAATGGCTGATCATTATCCTTCTGGAGACTCTGTGGCTGTGCATCACCTTCCTCATGCCTGTACCCAACTGCCCCAC AGGGTATTTGGGAGCTGGTGGAATTGGTGATAATGGTCTTCATCCAAACTGCACTGGAGGTGCAGCAGGATACATTGACAGATGGATGTTTGGTGATAACATGTACAGATACCCCACAtgcaaa GACATGTATCACACCACACAGCCCTTTGATCCAGAGGGAGTCCTGGGTACAATCAACTCAGTTGTAATGGGATTTCTGGGGATGCAG GGTGGGAAAATTATCATTTCCTACAAGGGGATGAACTTCCACATTCTCTGTCGGTTCCTTGCATGGACCGTCCTCCTG GGAATCTCTGCAGCCATCCTTTCTAAGTGCACACGAGACGGAGGATTTATACCTGTCAATAAAAACCTTTG GTCGTTGTCCTATGTGACGTGTATGGGCTGTTTCTCGTTCCTGCTGCTGGGAGCCATGTACTTTGTCATTGATATTAAGGGTTGGTGGGGTGGACAGCCATTCATATATCCAG GGATGAACTCCACCTTTGTGTACGTTGGCCACTCTCTCCTGGGTTTCTATTTCCCGTTCAGCTGGGAGATGGCTTTCCAGGCGAGCCACTGGGAGTGGCTCTTCCAAAGCCTGTGGGGAACCTCACTGTGGGTGCTCATCTCCTACTTTCTCTACAGGAAGAAATTTTTCctcaaaatataa
- the pcbd1 gene encoding pterin-4-alpha-carbinolamine dehydratase produces MAGKIQSLNEEERAHLLPLLRNAQWVEVVGRDAIYKEFVFKDFNQAFGFMSRVALQAEKMDHHPEWFNVYNKVQITLSTHDCGGLSQRDITLATFIDQASLM; encoded by the exons ATG GCTGGTAAGATCCAGAGTCTGAATGAGGAGGAAAGGGCCCACCTACTCCCCCTGCTACGCAATGCTCAGTGGGTGGAGGTTGTGGGACGGGACGCCATTTACaaagagtttgtttttaaagacttCAATCAG gcttttGGTTTTATGTCCAGAGTGGCTCTGCAGGCAGAGAAGATGGACCATCATCCAGAGTGGTTCAATGTCTATAATAAG GTCCAGATCACTCTCAGCACACATGACTGTGGGGGGCTGTCCCAGCGTGATATCACTCTGGCCACCTTCATCGATCAGGCCTCTCTGATGTGA